A genomic segment from Gemmatimonadales bacterium encodes:
- a CDS encoding extracellular solute-binding protein: MFRESSVGGAVRAVVGRRADAQWWAAISLAVILGGCSDGRTPLVIYSPHGNYLLDMFEQRFEAAHPDVDVRWLDMGSQEVLERLRAERANPQADVWFGGPAQIFARGARDSLLERYRPSWADAVPPEDRGPGDLYFAVYRTPAVIVYASQALRPEEAPQDWDDLLDPKWRGRILIRDPLASGTMRAVWGMMVERGLRSGADTAAAFGWLRRLDGQTKEYVLNSTILNQKIVRQEGVITIWDLPDVLLNQRDGLQLGYVFPRSGAPVIPDAIGVVRNARHRELARQFVDYIGSVEAQLLATREVYRLPARTDLPEDSLPAWAREVRRSMVVADVDWNQLEQHGAEWMTYWDRQVRGTGRNR; this comes from the coding sequence ATGTTCCGTGAGTCGTCAGTCGGCGGCGCGGTGCGGGCAGTAGTCGGCAGACGCGCAGACGCGCAGTGGTGGGCAGCCATAAGTCTCGCAGTGATCCTCGGCGGCTGCTCCGACGGCCGCACGCCGCTGGTCATCTACTCGCCGCATGGGAACTACCTGCTCGACATGTTCGAGCAGCGGTTTGAGGCGGCGCACCCGGACGTGGACGTGCGTTGGCTCGACATGGGCTCGCAGGAAGTGCTCGAACGCCTTCGCGCCGAGCGGGCCAATCCGCAGGCCGACGTCTGGTTCGGGGGCCCGGCCCAGATCTTCGCGCGGGGCGCGCGGGACTCGCTGCTGGAGCGGTACCGCCCGTCGTGGGCGGACGCCGTTCCGCCAGAGGATCGGGGGCCGGGTGACCTCTACTTCGCCGTGTACCGGACGCCGGCGGTGATCGTGTACGCGTCCCAGGCGCTTCGTCCGGAGGAGGCGCCGCAGGACTGGGACGACCTTCTCGATCCCAAGTGGCGAGGCAGGATACTCATCCGGGATCCGCTCGCCAGCGGGACGATGCGTGCGGTTTGGGGGATGATGGTCGAGCGGGGGCTGCGTTCGGGCGCGGACACCGCGGCGGCATTCGGCTGGCTGCGCCGCCTTGACGGGCAGACCAAGGAGTACGTGCTGAACTCGACGATCCTCAACCAGAAGATCGTTCGGCAGGAGGGCGTCATCACGATCTGGGACCTGCCGGACGTCCTGCTCAACCAGCGGGACGGCCTCCAGCTCGGATACGTCTTCCCGCGGAGCGGGGCGCCGGTGATCCCCGACGCCATCGGCGTCGTGCGGAACGCGCGACACCGGGAACTGGCGCGGCAATTCGTCGATTACATCGGGAGCGTCGAAGCGCAGCTGCTCGCGACCCGCGAAGTCTATCGTTTGCCGGCCCGGACCGATCTCCCGGAGGACTCGTTGCCGGCGTGGGCTCGCGAGGTGCGCCGGTCGATGGTGGTGGCCGACGTGGACTGGAACCAGCTGGAGCAGCACGGCGCGGAGTGGATGACGTATTGGGATCGGCAGGTGCGGGGGACGGGGAGAAACAGGTGA
- a CDS encoding MFS transporter — protein sequence MRKSLWVLMAAAFVDMLGFAMVFPQLPYYATRLGAQLWLIGPLVASFSVAQLASSPLWGRFSDRFGRRPVLLIGLSASAIAFVVFGFATSVWMLFLSRLVQGAGGGTTGVIQAYVSEVTDPSQRARGLGWISAATSTGVSIGGAIGSLAFTLWGPAGPGILAASLCVLNVAFAWRYLPESRPDHAHQAPKRSIRAAVWHVISHPAAPAPRLIWIYAVGMGAFTAMTAVVALYLKYRFGINERTIGPVFLYIGALSVIMRALVLGWLVDRIGETRVMRLGALLLVAGLALYPLPATLWTAAIVFALVPVGTALLFPSVTALASHRADPKELGQTMGVQQSFGGMARVIAPLWATAAFQFLGPASPFFIAAGIMAVVSLLAYQVPHAATRAEPAPAD from the coding sequence GTGAGGAAGAGTCTGTGGGTGCTGATGGCCGCTGCGTTCGTGGACATGCTGGGTTTCGCGATGGTCTTTCCCCAGCTGCCGTACTACGCCACCAGGCTGGGCGCGCAGCTCTGGCTCATCGGCCCGCTGGTGGCCTCGTTCTCCGTCGCGCAGCTGGCCAGCTCGCCGCTGTGGGGGCGCTTCTCGGACCGCTTCGGCCGCCGGCCGGTGCTGCTCATCGGCCTCTCGGCGTCGGCGATCGCCTTCGTGGTCTTCGGTTTCGCGACTAGCGTCTGGATGCTGTTCCTGTCGCGCCTCGTGCAGGGCGCGGGCGGCGGTACTACCGGGGTCATCCAGGCCTACGTCTCCGAGGTCACCGACCCCTCCCAGCGGGCGCGAGGCCTGGGTTGGATCTCGGCCGCGACGAGCACCGGCGTCAGCATCGGCGGCGCCATCGGCTCGCTCGCCTTCACCCTGTGGGGCCCCGCGGGCCCCGGCATCCTGGCCGCCTCGCTCTGCGTGCTCAACGTGGCGTTCGCCTGGCGCTACCTTCCCGAGTCGCGCCCCGATCACGCGCACCAGGCGCCCAAGCGCTCCATCCGGGCGGCGGTCTGGCACGTGATCAGTCACCCGGCGGCGCCGGCGCCGCGGCTGATCTGGATCTACGCGGTCGGGATGGGGGCGTTCACGGCGATGACCGCCGTCGTGGCGCTCTACCTCAAGTACCGCTTCGGTATCAACGAGCGCACTATCGGTCCGGTGTTCCTCTACATCGGCGCGCTGTCGGTGATCATGCGCGCGTTGGTCCTCGGGTGGCTGGTGGACCGGATCGGTGAAACGCGGGTGATGCGTCTCGGCGCACTGCTGCTGGTGGCGGGGCTGGCGCTCTACCCGTTACCGGCGACCCTCTGGACGGCGGCGATCGTCTTCGCACTCGTGCCGGTCGGAACCGCGTTGCTCTTCCCGTCGGTCACCGCGCTCGCCTCGCACCGCGCCGATCCCAAGGAGCTGGGCCAGACGATGGGCGTGCAGCAGTCCTTCGGGGGCATGGCGCGGGTAATTGCGCCGCTCTGGGCCACGGCGGCGTTCCAGTTCCTGGGGCCGGCCTCTCCGTTCTTCATCGCCGCGGGGATCATGGCGGTGGTGAGCCTGCTCGCGTACCAGGTGCCGCACGCGGCGACCCGCGCTGAGCCGGCGCCGGCTGACTGA
- a CDS encoding ABC transporter ATP-binding protein — protein MKGSGGKYLQLEGLTKSYVGRRAVEALTLDVARGEILALLGPSGSGKTTTLRLLAGFESPDAGRVMVDGEDVTALPPASRRFGMVFQHYALFPHLDVGENVGFGLALKGVAATRRVADVLAMVDLAGYERRRVTELSGGQQQRVALARSLAPEPRVLLLDEPLSNLDPALRERTRRELREAIERVGITTVFVTHEQEEAFDLGDRVAVLSAGRLEQVGTPDELYDRPASAFVATFVGRANELPGPLVGGKDGTRAIVRPEAMRFATRGDGALTGVVTLRRFASGYAYFTVRAEDGTAFEIFAPHDSARVGDQVHVAVERVLFWKEPGEGPTDGRTET, from the coding sequence ATGAAGGGAAGCGGCGGCAAATACCTTCAGCTCGAGGGGCTGACGAAGAGCTACGTCGGCCGCCGTGCGGTCGAAGCGCTCACGCTCGACGTGGCGCGCGGAGAGATCCTCGCCCTGCTGGGGCCGTCGGGCAGCGGCAAGACCACGACGCTGCGATTGCTCGCCGGCTTCGAGTCGCCGGACGCCGGGCGAGTGATGGTCGATGGCGAGGACGTGACGGCGCTGCCTCCGGCATCGCGCCGGTTCGGGATGGTCTTCCAGCACTACGCTCTCTTCCCGCACCTCGACGTGGGCGAGAACGTCGGGTTCGGGCTCGCGCTCAAGGGCGTGGCCGCGACGAGGCGGGTGGCGGACGTGCTCGCCATGGTGGACTTGGCCGGCTACGAGCGGCGGCGCGTGACGGAGCTGTCGGGCGGGCAGCAGCAGCGGGTCGCGCTCGCCCGTTCGCTCGCGCCGGAGCCGCGCGTGCTGCTGCTCGACGAGCCGCTCTCGAACCTCGATCCGGCGTTGCGGGAGCGGACCCGCCGGGAGCTGCGTGAGGCGATCGAGCGCGTGGGTATCACGACGGTCTTCGTCACCCACGAGCAGGAGGAGGCGTTCGACCTCGGTGACCGCGTCGCGGTGCTGAGCGCGGGGCGCCTCGAACAGGTCGGCACTCCCGACGAGCTGTACGACCGCCCCGCGAGCGCGTTCGTCGCGACGTTCGTGGGCCGGGCTAACGAGCTGCCGGGACCACTCGTGGGCGGCAAGGACGGCACGCGGGCGATCGTGCGGCCGGAGGCGATGCGCTTCGCCACGAGGGGCGACGGCGCGCTTACGGGCGTCGTCACGTTGAGACGATTCGCCAGCGGGTACGCCTACTTCACCGTTCGGGCCGAGGACGGCACGGCGTTCGAGATCTTCGCGCCTCACGACTCCGCGAGAGTCGGGGACCAGGTCCACGTGGCGGTGGAGCGGGTGCTCTTCTGGAAGGAACCCGGGGAGGGGCCGACGGACGGGCGGACCGAGACTTGA
- a CDS encoding iron ABC transporter permease — protein MRRPRRFSGWLLTLLLAWVVVYPLLIVGAEAARADLGAFLRERTVWSALWASLWISAVSVGLAAAIGVPLAFVFERYDFPGRRVLGSLVALPAVMPPLVGVIAFLFLYGESGFVARAVRAVTGTESPWRLQGPAAILLVHAYSMYVYFYLFTRAGLAKLDASMLEAAASLGAGGWTTFRRVTVPLLRPSLAGAALLTFMTALASFSAPYVFGGGFRVMTTQIVATKLNGDLPMAMLETAALTVLALLGFALIQRTEGSRLVVSVGKGTPPALRVIENPAARRLAALAGWLLAIVLLLPHATLVLVSLVPLNTWTTEALPPSLTLANYAAVFSETEKLRPLVNSLWMAAVATAAALGVAVWAGQLVVRRRVRLGHAIETLLALPWAVPGTVLAIGLSTLFSVESPWTGRWVLVGTLAILPLAYFVRNLPLAGRAVLAGFRQLDPALDEAAQSLGAGRWKRLWRVTLPLLKPALAAGGALAFVTALGDFVVSILLYTYETRPISWEILASLRINNLGVAAAFGVILMVVSAAALGVGARAGR, from the coding sequence TTGAGGCGGCCGCGGCGGTTCTCTGGGTGGCTCCTCACGCTGCTGTTGGCCTGGGTCGTGGTCTACCCCCTTCTCATCGTGGGTGCGGAAGCGGCGCGAGCCGACCTCGGGGCGTTCCTCCGCGAGCGCACGGTGTGGTCGGCGCTGTGGGCGAGCCTCTGGATCTCCGCGGTGAGCGTCGGGCTCGCGGCTGCCATCGGCGTGCCACTGGCGTTCGTCTTCGAGCGCTACGATTTCCCCGGCCGCCGCGTCCTCGGCTCGCTGGTCGCGCTGCCGGCCGTGATGCCGCCGCTGGTCGGCGTCATCGCGTTCCTCTTCCTCTACGGGGAGAGCGGCTTCGTGGCGCGCGCGGTACGCGCGGTGACCGGCACCGAGTCGCCGTGGCGGCTCCAGGGGCCCGCCGCGATCCTCCTCGTTCACGCGTACTCGATGTACGTGTACTTCTACCTCTTCACGCGCGCCGGTCTCGCCAAGCTCGATGCCTCGATGCTCGAAGCGGCGGCGTCCCTCGGCGCCGGCGGCTGGACCACCTTCCGCCGAGTCACGGTCCCGTTGCTGCGCCCGTCGCTCGCGGGCGCCGCGCTGCTCACCTTCATGACCGCGCTCGCGTCGTTCAGCGCGCCGTACGTCTTCGGCGGCGGGTTCCGCGTCATGACCACGCAGATCGTGGCGACCAAGCTCAACGGCGACCTGCCGATGGCGATGCTGGAGACGGCGGCGCTGACCGTCCTCGCGCTGCTCGGCTTCGCGCTGATCCAGCGGACCGAGGGGAGCCGGCTGGTGGTGTCGGTCGGGAAGGGGACTCCGCCCGCGTTGCGCGTCATCGAGAACCCGGCGGCCCGCCGGCTGGCCGCCCTCGCGGGGTGGCTGCTCGCGATCGTGCTGTTGCTGCCCCACGCGACGCTCGTCCTCGTCTCCCTCGTGCCGCTCAACACCTGGACGACGGAAGCGCTGCCGCCGAGCCTCACGCTGGCGAATTACGCCGCGGTATTCAGTGAAACGGAGAAACTGCGGCCGCTGGTGAACTCGCTCTGGATGGCCGCGGTGGCTACGGCCGCGGCGCTTGGCGTGGCGGTGTGGGCGGGACAGCTCGTGGTGCGCCGGCGCGTCCGGCTTGGCCACGCCATCGAGACCCTGCTCGCCCTGCCGTGGGCTGTCCCGGGCACCGTGCTCGCCATCGGCCTCTCCACGCTCTTCAGCGTGGAGAGCCCATGGACCGGCCGTTGGGTACTGGTCGGCACGCTGGCGATCCTGCCGCTCGCCTACTTCGTTCGAAACCTGCCGCTGGCCGGGCGCGCGGTGCTGGCCGGTTTCCGTCAGCTCGATCCCGCCCTCGACGAGGCGGCGCAGTCGCTCGGCGCGGGGCGTTGGAAGAGGCTGTGGCGAGTGACGCTGCCGCTGCTCAAGCCCGCCCTGGCCGCGGGCGGCGCGCTGGCGTTCGTCACCGCGCTCGGCGACTTCGTCGTTTCGATACTGCTCTACACCTACGAGACCCGCCCGATCTCGTGGGAGATCCTCGCGAGCCTGCGGATCAACAACCTCGGTGTCGCCGCGGCGTTCGGCGTCATCCTGATGGTGGTGAGCGCGGCGGCGCTCGGCGTCGGCGCCAGGGCGGGCCGGTGA